A region from the Triticum urartu cultivar G1812 chromosome 1, Tu2.1, whole genome shotgun sequence genome encodes:
- the LOC125533028 gene encoding interactor of constitutive active ROPs 1-like, with the protein MVVGLQKKPAGAAAGGGGGAGPRAAELEAKLGKAHDQLAAMREQLAAAEKARKDARGAFADAKKRFAENAKKREAAAPAPVEQDTNVRPPEQKQREQEAEVVADDVANGDGEERRCMVDREDNESRVEEVAEKTTDNGDEVSNSIAVVGVDGAGNEGNPEADQLWSKLVAKDREVYEVRAKLMLKDMEVDELKAELTAKDANIGTLTAELVAKDAEFAALRAENAELTKTASGAAEADRKTTAAKAREAERALMDSAAREARLAERMRESERARGALEAEARRIRVQSEQWRKAAEEAAAVLGGAGHHVGAEETDEDRQWDAGDGGSGVKKKPAGGAVRLLADLWKKRASK; encoded by the coding sequence ATGGTGGTGGGTTTGCAGAAGAAACCCGCAGGTGCAGCCgctggtggtggcggtggtgcagGGCCGCGGGCGGCGGAGCTGGAGGCCAAGCTGGGGAAGGCGCACGACCAGCTTGCGGCGATGCGGGAGCAGCTCGCGGCCGCCGAGAAGGCCAGGAAGGACGCGCGCGGCGCCTTCGCCGATGCCAAGAAGCGGTTCGCCGAGAACGCGAAGAAGAGGGAAGCCGCCGCTCCGGCGCCGGTCGAACAGGATACCAATGTGCGGCCGCCAGAACAGAAGCAGCGGGAGCAGGAGGCAGAAGTTGTCGCAGACGACGTTGCAAATGGTGACGGCGAGGAGAGAAGATGCATGGTCGACCGCGAGGACAATGAGTCCCGGGTTGAGGAGGTGGCCGAGAAGACGACTGATAATGGCGATGAGGTGAGCAACAGCATTGCCGTCGTTGGAGTCGACGGTGCTGGAAACGAGGGGAACCCGGAGGCGGACCAGCTGTGGAGCAAGCTTGTGGCGAAAGACAGGGAGGTGTACGAGGTGAGGGCGAAGCTGATGCTGAAGGACATGGAGGTCGACGAGCTGAAAGCTGAGCTGACGGCGAAGGACGCGAACATCGGCACGCTGACGGCAGAGCTGGTCGCAAAGGACGCCGAGTTCGCCGCTCTCAGAGCCGAGAACGCCGAGCTCACGAAGACGGCCTCCGGCGCCGCCGAGGCCGACAGGAAGACGACGGCCGCGAAGGCGAGGGAAGCCGAGCGCGCGCTGATGGACAGCGCGGCGCGTGAGGCCCGGCTGGCCGAGCGGATGAGGGAGTCGGAGCGCGCGCGGGGGGCACTGGAGGCCGAGGCGCGCCGCATCCGCGTCCAGAGCGAGCAGTGGCGCAAGGCGGCCGAGGAGGCCGCGGCGGTGCTCGGCGGCGCGGGTCACCACGTTGGCGCGGAGGAGACGGACGAGGACAGGCAGTGGGACGCGGGAGACGGGGGCTCCGGTGTGAAGAAGAAGCCGGCCGGCGGCGCCGTGCGGCTGCTCGCCGACCTGTGGAAGAAGAGGGCGTCGAAGTGA